The region GGGTATGAATGTGGGTATTCGTAATGCATCGGATGGTATCTCCATGGCGCAAACCGCTGAGGGTGCGCTGGGTTCAATGGGTGATTTAATGCAGCGCATGCGTGAATTGTCTGTACAGTCTGCCAACGGCACTAATAGCGCAAGTGACCGCGCCAATCTGGATGCGGAATTTCAGGCGCTTGCCTCTGAGGTGACGCGTGTAATTACCTCTACTGAATTCAATGGAAAGGCTATTTTGGGTGCGGATGCTGGTGCATTTAACTTCCAGGTGGGGGCTAACAACCAGGCGGATAATCGGATTGTAGTCACCACCTCTAACTACACGTCTGCGGGAACGATTACTGCTGTAACGGGTGGTGATATTACGACTTCTGCAAATGCGGCGACTGCGATGGATAATCTTGATGCAGCAATTGATACCATTACCAGTACACGGGCCAATTTGGGTGCGGCACAAAGTCGAATGGAGTCTGCAATTAATGTG is a window of Gammaproteobacteria bacterium DNA encoding:
- a CDS encoding flagellin FliC, translated to MALSVQTNVMSLSAQRALANTDSMLSTSMTRLSTGLRVNSAKDDAAGLAIAERMNAQVKGMNVGIRNASDGISMAQTAEGALGSMGDLMQRMRELSVQSANGTNSASDRANLDAEFQALASEVTRVITSTEFNGKAILGADAGAFNFQVGANNQADNRIVVTTSNYTSAGTITAVTGGDITTSANAATAMDNLDAAIDTITSTRANLGAAQSRMESAINVLRINSENQEAARGRIMDADFASETATLTKGQVLQQAGIAMLSQANQSSQSVLSLLR